Proteins encoded together in one Panthera uncia isolate 11264 chromosome A2, Puncia_PCG_1.0, whole genome shotgun sequence window:
- the LOC125929851 gene encoding multiple coagulation factor deficiency protein 2 homolog, which yields MRSLWLLRTPFICGLLWAFCALGTRAEEPGANFSHPNSMGLDKNTVHDQEHIMEYLEGFINKPEVEMFPQALQLHYFKLHDYDSNNLLDSLELSTVIAGIHKEEKEQAPPMSEAGLINLIDGVLREDDKNSDECIDCAEFAKSLK from the coding sequence ATGAGATCTCTGTGGCTGCTCAGAACCCCCTTCATATGTGGCCTGCTCTGGGCTTTTTGTGCTCTAGGTACTAGGGCTGAGGAGCCAGGGGCAAACTTCTCCCATCCCAACAGCATGGGCCTGGATAAGAACACAGTGCATGACCAAGAGCATATCATGGAGTATCTAGAAGGTTTCATCAACAAACCGGAGGTAGAGATGTTCCCACAGGCACTGCAGCTCCATTATTTCAAACTGCATGATTATGACAGCAATAATTTGCTTGACAGCCTAGAACTTTCCACAGTCATTGCTGGCATCCataaggaggaaaaggaacaggCACCACCAATGAGTGAAGCTGGACTGATTAACTTAATAGATGGTGTTTTGAGAGAGGATGACAAGAACAGTGATGAATGTATTGACTGTGCTGAATTTGCCAAATCACTGAAATAG